From a region of the Solanum stenotomum isolate F172 chromosome 2, ASM1918654v1, whole genome shotgun sequence genome:
- the LOC125854642 gene encoding translation factor GUF1 homolog, chloroplastic — MATANFCRPKFIHHYHHQHQNCFNLPTNLYFSNHLKSKRSDGAQSVRRRRQRWRSSLRVHCQAAATDIEATARAGKDRLLKVPISNIRNFSIIAHIDHGKSTLADKLLQMTGTVESRDMKEQFLDNMDLERERGITIKLQAARMRFIYENEPYCLNLIDTPGHVDFSYEVSRSLAACEGALLVVDASQGVEAQTLANVYLALENNLEIIPVLNKIDLPGADPARVCQEIEEIVGLDCSNAIYTSAKEGIGITEILNAIVQRIPPPHDTAERPLRALIFDSYYDPYRGVIVYFRIIDGTIKKGDRVLFMASGKDYYADELGVLSPNQLQVDQLYAGEVGFLSASIRSVADARVGDTITHFQRKAEQSLPGYKEATPMVFCGLFPVDADQFSELRDALEKLQLNDAALKFEPETSSAMGFGFRCGFLGLLHMEIVQERLEREYNLSLITTAPSVVYRVNCIDGDTVECSNPSLLPEPGKRRSIEEPFVKIELLTPKEYIGAIMELAQDRRGIFKEMKYITENRASIIYELPLAEMVGDFFDQLKSRSKGYASMEYNFIGYTESDLIKLDILINGDRVEPLATIVHKDKAYSVGRALTQKLKELIPRQMFKVPIQATIGSKVIASEAISAIRKDVLAKCYGGDISRKKKLLKKQAEGKKRMKAIGKVDVPQEAFMAVLKLEKEVL, encoded by the exons ATGGCGACTGCCAATTTTTGCCGCCCCAAATTCattcatcattatcatcatcagCACCAGAATTGCTTTAACCTTCCTACGAATCTCTACTTCAGTAACCACTTGAAAAGCAAACGCAGCGATGGAGCTCAGTCCGTACGACGGCGGCGGCAGCGGTGGCGTAGTAGCTTGCGTGTGCATTGCCAAGCAGCTGCAACTGACATCGAGGCTACAGCTCGCGCCGGCAAAGACCGTCTGTTGAAG GTACCGATATCGAATATAAGGAATTTCTCAATAATAGCACATATTGATCATGGGAAATCGACGTTGGCAGATAAGTTGCTGCAAATGACGGGAACTGTAGAGAGCCGAGACATGAAGGAACAGTTTCTAGATAATATGGAtttggagagagagagaggcaTCACTATCAAATTGCAG GCTGCTCGAATGCGTTTCATTTATGAAAATGAGCCATATTGCCTTAATCTGATTGACACTCCAGGTCATGTAGATTTCTCGTATGAG GTGTCTCGGTCTCTTGCTGCCTGTGAAGGTGCATTGCTTGTAGTTGATGCGTCCCAG GGAGTAGAGGCGCAAACCCTGGCTAATGTGTATTTAGCATTGGAAAACAATCTTGAGATCATCCCG GTTTTGAACAAGATTGATCTTCCAGGAGCTGATCCAGCTCGTGTTTGTCAAGAGATAGAAGAG ATTGTTGGCCTGGATTGTAGCAATGCCATATACACCTCAGCAAAG GAAGGAATAGGTATTACTGAAATTCTAAACGCGATTGTTCAGAGGATTCCACCTCCACATGATACTGCCGAAAGGCCTCTGAGGGCTCTTATATTTGACAG TTACTATGATCCATATCGGGGCGTTATTGTCTATTTTCGAATCATTGATGGGACTATTAAGAAAGGTGACAGAGTGCTTTTTATGGCCAGTGGGAAG GATTATTATGCTGATGAATTAGGAGTTTTATCGCCCAACCAGTTGCAAGTTGATCAATTATACGCTGGAGAG GTGGGCTTTCTTTCAGCTTCCATAAGATCCGTAGCTGATGCTAGGGTGGGTGACACTATAACACACTTCCAGAGAAAAGCAGAACAATCACTACCGGGATACAAGGAGGCTACTCCAATGGTTTTTTGTGGCTTGTTCCCTGTTGATGCCGACCA GTTTAGTGAGCTTCGCGATGCGTTGGAGAAATTGCAACTTAATGATGCTGCATTAAAG TTTGAGCCAGAGACTTCAAGTGCTATGGGTTTTGGATTTCGATGTGGGTTTTTGGGTCTTCTTCACATGGAAATTGTTCAG GAAAGGCTCGAGCGCGAGTACAATTTGTCTCTAATAACTACAGCCCCAAGTGTCGTTTACCGAGTCAATTGCATAGATGGTGATACC GTTGAGTGTTCAAATCCATCTTTGCTTCCTGAACCTGGAAAAAGACGGTCAATTGAAGAGCCATTTGTTAAG ATTGAGTTGCTCACTCCAAAAGAATATATTGGTGCTATTATGGAACTTGCTCAAGATCGACGAGGAATATTCAAAGAGATGAAATATATTACCGAGAATAGAGCATCAATCATATATGAATTGCCACTTGCTGAG ATGGTTGGAGATTTCTTTGATCAGCTAAAGTCAAGAAGCAAAGGTTATGCAAGCATGGAATACAACTTCATTGG GTATACAGAAAGTGATTTGATAAAGCTTGATATTCTCATTAATGGTGATCGTGTTGAACCCTTGGCAACAATCGTACATAAAGACAAG gcATATTCTGTGGGAAGGGCTTTAACCCAAAAGCTAAAAGAACTAATACCCAGACAAATGTTTAAAGTACCAATCCAG GCAACCATTGGCTCAAAAGTTATTGCCAGCGAGGCCATATCTGCTATCAGGAAGGATGTTCTCGCCAAGTGCTATG GTGGTGACAtctcaagaaaaaagaaactgCTCAAGAAACAG GCTGAAGGAAAGAAAAGGATGAAAGCCATTGGTAAAGTTGATGTACCACAGGAAGCATTCATGGCTGtattaaaacttgaaaaagaggtcttataa